One Anaerolineales bacterium DNA window includes the following coding sequences:
- the rsmH gene encoding 16S rRNA (cytosine(1402)-N(4))-methyltransferase RsmH, whose amino-acid sequence MDESDASSHTPVLYQEVLAALEPRAGARYIDGTVGAGGHAQGVLEASHPDGELLGLDRDPAAIALARRRLKPFGKRAILRQSSFAEMVDRTAAVRWKRVQGVLLDLGLSSMQLDDARRGFSFQKEGPLDMRFDPSQPVTAADLVNGLPERDLADLLARYGEERQARKIAAAIIAARPLTTTTELADVAASVVKRTRSGIHPATLTFQALRIAVNDELRTLEIGLEQAVSLLAGGGRLAVISFHSLEDRVVKHFLRQESKDCICPPERPMCTCGHKAQLRLLTQRPIQAQEAEVQANPRARSARLRVAERLDVA is encoded by the coding sequence ATGGATGAATCCGACGCCAGTTCACATACCCCCGTACTTTACCAGGAAGTGCTCGCTGCCCTCGAACCGCGAGCGGGAGCACGCTATATCGATGGGACGGTCGGCGCCGGTGGGCACGCCCAGGGCGTGTTGGAAGCATCGCATCCGGATGGGGAGCTCTTGGGCCTGGATCGCGATCCCGCCGCCATTGCGCTGGCGCGTCGACGCCTCAAACCCTTTGGTAAACGGGCGATCCTGCGGCAGAGCTCTTTCGCCGAGATGGTCGACCGTACGGCCGCTGTACGCTGGAAGCGCGTGCAGGGCGTCCTGTTGGATTTGGGTTTGTCGTCGATGCAGCTTGACGATGCCCGGCGCGGCTTCTCCTTTCAAAAGGAAGGTCCACTGGACATGCGCTTCGATCCGTCCCAACCCGTGACCGCGGCAGATCTGGTCAACGGTCTGCCGGAGCGCGACCTGGCGGATCTGCTCGCCCGCTACGGAGAGGAGCGGCAGGCGCGCAAGATCGCCGCAGCGATCATCGCCGCCCGGCCGCTGACGACGACCACAGAACTGGCCGACGTCGCCGCTTCGGTGGTGAAACGTACCCGCAGCGGCATCCATCCGGCGACCCTGACCTTTCAAGCGCTGCGCATCGCCGTGAACGACGAGCTGCGCACACTGGAGATCGGGCTGGAACAGGCGGTTTCGCTGCTGGCGGGCGGCGGCAGATTGGCCGTGATTTCGTTCCATTCGTTGGAGGATCGAGTGGTCAAGCATTTCTTGCGTCAGGAAAGCAAGGACTGCATCTGTCCGCCCGAGCGGCCGATGTGCACCTGTGGGCACAAAGCGCAGCTGCGTCTGCTTACGCAGCGGCCGATCCAGGCGCAGGAAGCGGAAGTTCAAGCCAATCCGCGCGCTCGCAGCGCCCGTTTGCGTGTAGCCGAGCGGCTCGATGTGGCATGA